GCCTCACAGTATTCGCTTGAAAAGCTGATGGCTGATCGCGAATCCGCAAAGACCATGACGGCGCTTCAGGGACAGAACGCAGGCGATCCGGTTGCCGGCCTTGCCGAGATGATCTCTGAGAACCGGGATGATGTGCGTCGCACGATTCAAAACGTCGCCGAGATCACCGATAAGATCAATAACGGACGGGGCACGATCGGTCTTCTTATTAACGATAACCAGCTCCATGAGAATGCGACGACGCTTGTCACCGATGCCCGTCTTGTCGTGCGCGAGATGCGAGAAAGCCTTGAAGATACGCGAGAACAGGCCCCTGTAACCAGCTTCCTGCGTGCGGCTCTAACGGCCTTCTGAATACTGAGCGTAGATTGCGGAGTGAGATTTCGTCTCGTTTTTAACGAGAGACCGTTCCAGCGCGAATCTGCTCTGCTTTTCGGATGACGGCATAGAGGCCGCTCAAAAGGTGAGGTCATGCAGCGAATCCCTTTACTCTTCATACTCATAGCGACGCTCGTCGCCTGCGAAAAGACAGCCGAGCAGGAAGCTCCACAGATCCCGCTCTGCGATATTCATAGCGGCCTCTGTGAGGGGCGCCTTGACGACGGGACGGTCGTGCGTTTTGATATCACGCCTAAACCTGTAAAGGCACTCGAAGCCCTGCAGTTCTCTGTCTATGTGGACGGCGTCAGTGATGCAAAGGTAAGCGTTGATCTTGCCATGCCGGCCATGTATATGGGCGAGAATAAGGTGGCGCTTGTTCCGACCGGCGATGGGAACTACAGCGGTAAAGGAAGCGTCGTGAAATGCACAAGCGGCGACCGATTATGGGATGCTGCCGTAACGATTGAGCGAGCGGGGAAGCCCTCGACGATTCACTTTCGCTTCGAAACGGCGCCCTGACCGGCTGCCTGATCAAAGCGTCGAGAGAGCATGCGACACGCTGGAATTGCCTTCGCTATACCTGAGTTTACATGGATCTACAGAGTCAGCTTACGGTTATCCTGGGCGCCCTGACGGCAGGGCTGCTTGCCGGCTTCGGTCACTGCATCGGCATGTGCGGACCGCTTGTCAGCACGACCGTGCTTGATGCAAGCCGCCGCACGTTCTGGCAGAAAACGCTGGCACAGCTTCTCTATCATACGGGGCGTATAACGACCTACGGATGGGTCGGCGCCCTGATGGGATGGACGGGCTCCTTTGTAAATGTCGCCGGGAACATGGTCGGCATGCAAAACGCCGTCGCCCTTTTTGCCGGCGTCTTTATGGCCGTGCGCGGCCTGGAGGTTCTCGGGCTTCTGCGCTGGAAGCTGATCGAGCGCATAGAAAGTCGCATCGGCTTTCTCTTGAAAGGGGTGCGTCCGCTGCAGACGGTCGATTCTGTCTGGCGTTATTATCTGCTCGGCCTCTTTCTCGGCCTGCTGCCGTGCGGCCTGTCATACTCCGCCTTTCTTGGAGCAGCGGGCACGGGCGGTGCAGGCTGGGGCTTTCTCTTTACCTTCG
This region of Leptonema illini DSM 21528 genomic DNA includes:
- a CDS encoding sulfite exporter TauE/SafE family protein, which codes for MDLQSQLTVILGALTAGLLAGFGHCIGMCGPLVSTTVLDASRRTFWQKTLAQLLYHTGRITTYGWVGALMGWTGSFVNVAGNMVGMQNAVALFAGVFMAVRGLEVLGLLRWKLIERIESRIGFLLKGVRPLQTVDSVWRYYLLGLFLGLLPCGLSYSAFLGAAGTGGAGWGFLFTFAFGLGTIPALFLLGSMVSALSVKLRGWLYRAGGLSLFLLGLLFLYRALSGMISL